One genomic segment of Terriglobia bacterium includes these proteins:
- a CDS encoding rubrerythrin, whose amino-acid sequence MRTFESLSEQEILALAISLEEEDERIYADYAEGLRADFPATATMFDGMREEESGHRRRLIELYRSKFGEHIPLVRRNDVKGLVHRSPMWLSKPFRMEAVRREAATMEVETRRFYEKSADRTRDASIRQLLNDLAQEERTHEHRAEELGEKLDENVRGREEAASRKLFVLQIIQPGLAGLMDGSVSTLAPVFTAAFAKQESHLAFLVGMAASIGAGISMGFAEALSDDGSLTGRGHPWIRGLVCGLMTTIGGIGHTLPFLIPDFKVALTVAVAVVLAELGTISWVRHRYMESPWFSATMQVVLGGLLVLATGMLLGKYGGD is encoded by the coding sequence ATGCGTACCTTTGAGAGCCTTTCTGAGCAGGAAATCCTTGCTCTGGCGATTTCGCTGGAGGAGGAAGACGAACGCATTTACGCCGATTACGCCGAGGGACTGCGCGCCGACTTTCCCGCCACCGCCACCATGTTTGACGGCATGCGTGAAGAAGAGTCCGGGCACCGGCGCCGCCTGATCGAGCTGTACCGCAGCAAGTTCGGTGAGCACATTCCGCTGGTCCGGCGCAATGACGTAAAAGGGCTGGTGCACCGCAGTCCCATGTGGCTGAGCAAGCCGTTCCGCATGGAAGCGGTGCGCCGGGAAGCCGCCACCATGGAAGTGGAGACCCGGCGGTTCTATGAAAAGTCCGCCGACCGCACGCGGGACGCCAGCATCCGGCAACTGCTCAACGATCTGGCGCAGGAAGAGCGAACGCATGAGCACCGCGCCGAGGAACTCGGTGAAAAGCTCGACGAAAACGTCCGCGGCCGCGAAGAAGCTGCCAGCCGCAAGCTGTTTGTGCTGCAAATTATCCAGCCGGGCCTGGCCGGATTGATGGACGGTTCGGTTTCCACCCTGGCGCCGGTCTTCACCGCAGCGTTTGCCAAGCAAGAATCGCACCTTGCGTTTCTCGTGGGGATGGCCGCGTCCATCGGGGCTGGCATCAGCATGGGATTTGCCGAAGCGCTCTCTGACGACGGCAGCCTCACCGGCCGCGGCCACCCGTGGATTCGCGGACTGGTTTGCGGCCTGATGACCACCATCGGCGGCATTGGCCACACGCTGCCGTTTCTCATTCCGGATTTCAAAGTCGCCCTGACGGTTGCCGTGGCCGTGGTGCTGGCGGAGCTGGGGACCATCTCCTGGGTGCGCCATCGCTACATGGAGTCACCGTGGTTTTCCGCGACCATGCAGGTTGTTCTGGGCGGATTGTTGGTGCTGGCTACGGGGATGTTGCTGGGGAAATATGGTGGCGACTAG
- a CDS encoding DinB family protein: MVPRPQANEAAEYYFRYINRVPDGDIVATLEKQLDFTLKVLNGISEQKSLYRYAPGKWSIREMMNHVNDTERIFASRALWFARGFDAPLPGFDQDVSAAAAHADQFAWASHVEEFRTIRQATLTLFRNLPAEAWTRTGTASGYVFSVNAMAYIIAGHVEHHLAVLQEKYR; the protein is encoded by the coding sequence ATGGTCCCCCGCCCTCAAGCCAACGAAGCCGCTGAATATTATTTTCGATACATCAACCGCGTACCCGACGGCGACATTGTCGCCACGCTGGAAAAGCAACTGGACTTCACTTTGAAAGTCCTCAACGGAATCTCGGAACAGAAATCCTTGTACCGTTACGCGCCGGGAAAGTGGAGCATCCGGGAGATGATGAATCACGTGAACGACACGGAGCGTATCTTCGCCTCGCGCGCGCTGTGGTTTGCGCGCGGGTTTGATGCGCCGCTGCCGGGCTTTGATCAGGACGTGAGCGCCGCGGCAGCCCACGCGGACCAATTCGCCTGGGCCAGCCACGTGGAGGAATTCCGCACCATCCGGCAAGCGACGTTGACGCTCTTCCGCAACTTACCGGCGGAAGCGTGGACGCGAACCGGAACCGCCAGCGGTTACGTTTTCTCGGTGAATGCCATGGCGTACATCATCGCCGGACATGTAGAACACCACCTGGCGGTGCTGCAAGAGAAATACAGATAG
- a CDS encoding sigma 54-interacting transcriptional regulator, with product MFQDKHLTTTNQADTGKLIVRSESLKRVIRLAEKVARHPAAVLIVGETGTGKEMIAQAIHHHSLRCNHAMVEVNCSAIPEHLVESELFGYEKGAFSGADSLKPGFFELADKGTLFLDEIGDLDMKVQAKLLRVLDGAPYFRLGGSKKVSVDVRVVAATNRDLEDLVRAGRFRGDLYHRLAQFQLDVPALRDRPEDVLGIAEQVLHEHYPEARFTPDAVEALVTYPWPGNVRELRNIVFRAVLQSANAATEITADDLNLPQALPHDDEHSSSGGLDEMERQAIFQALDKNAGNQGKAAEALGISRRTLLRKLKTYRESGVEAPAGTLSLSQQLYYRANVELPARVRYSGEEFAGTLLNLSLGGAGVKTERAFKSGSPVCLRFMIPGAKAETEIAGRVTWTNKQGQHGVQFNEMPAPLRTTLQRWLHAEMKKDGWELGGE from the coding sequence GTGTTCCAGGACAAGCATCTGACCACGACCAACCAAGCCGACACCGGCAAACTCATCGTGCGCAGCGAATCACTGAAGCGAGTGATCCGGCTGGCGGAGAAAGTTGCGCGCCATCCCGCGGCCGTGTTGATCGTCGGCGAGACCGGCACCGGCAAGGAGATGATCGCGCAGGCCATTCACCACCACTCTTTGCGCTGCAACCACGCCATGGTGGAGGTGAATTGCTCCGCCATACCCGAACACCTGGTGGAAAGCGAGCTCTTCGGCTACGAGAAAGGCGCGTTCAGCGGTGCCGATTCGCTCAAGCCGGGCTTCTTTGAGCTGGCCGACAAGGGCACGCTCTTCCTGGACGAAATCGGCGACCTGGACATGAAAGTCCAGGCAAAATTGCTGCGCGTGCTGGACGGCGCACCGTACTTCCGGCTGGGCGGCAGCAAAAAAGTCAGCGTGGACGTGCGCGTGGTGGCCGCCACCAACCGCGATCTGGAGGACCTGGTGCGCGCCGGGCGCTTTCGCGGCGACCTGTACCATCGTCTGGCGCAGTTTCAGTTGGACGTGCCCGCGCTGCGCGACCGTCCGGAGGACGTGCTGGGCATCGCCGAACAGGTACTGCATGAGCATTACCCGGAGGCCCGCTTCACGCCCGACGCCGTGGAGGCCCTGGTCACCTATCCCTGGCCAGGCAATGTGCGCGAACTGCGCAACATCGTCTTTCGCGCGGTATTGCAGTCAGCCAACGCGGCTACGGAAATCACCGCGGACGATCTCAACCTGCCGCAGGCCTTGCCCCACGACGACGAGCACTCCTCCAGTGGCGGCTTGGACGAGATGGAGCGCCAGGCGATCTTTCAGGCGCTGGACAAGAACGCCGGCAACCAGGGCAAAGCCGCCGAGGCGCTGGGCATTTCGCGCCGGACATTGCTGCGCAAGTTGAAGACCTATCGCGAATCGGGCGTCGAGGCGCCCGCCGGCACGCTGAGTTTGAGCCAGCAGCTGTACTATCGCGCCAACGTGGAATTGCCGGCGCGCGTCCGCTATTCCGGCGAAGAATTTGCCGGAACGCTGCTCAACCTGAGCCTGGGCGGCGCCGGAGTGAAAACGGAACGGGCCTTCAAGTCCGGCTCACCGGTTTGCTTGCGTTTCATGATCCCCGGGGCCAAGGCAGAAACGGAAATCGCGGGACGCGTTACCTGGACCAACAAGCAAGGCCAGCACGGCGTCCAGTTCAACGAGATGCCCGCTCCGCTGCGCACCACGCTGCAACGCTGGCTGCACGCAGAAATGAAAAAGGATGGCTGGGAGCTGGGCGGGGAATAG
- a CDS encoding IPT/TIG domain-containing protein, whose product MAIICLCSFIISCGGGSSQPGSVGGGNGPGILSISVTPNPLLIVPNSTITVTVKASGGSGTPSVTLGTLPAGLTTSTTFPLSVPAGGAPITLVAAANLAVGNFVIALNGQAGSATTTANISVTVQSTPTNFSFAIPIFREVGAGIGGGSGQIQFFTNASGQAVDYDIALSLSGLPPGTTATLTPNPIIPGQSTTIAITASSSAPISQNVTITLTGTPQAPVAPQSITFLLDVTQPAGSLPNNRTDYVSTEGSPFSAVYDSLHKLVFASNPSWNRVDVISSTTHAITASISVKDPRGLDISTDNSRVWVGMGGTQIYEINTNSFAVTRHALPALNLPSSGLTPWEDFQIFTLSDGTVMVVAALGGFGSLQPFIWDPTLNTMTPLTAPVPGGFGLMQKTGNGKKVYCFPADSGGLAFFYDVITKSFSIPVNIGGQPLTGSVNFDGSRVVAGYAMFDGDFNPLGVIPGIGQSSILGGASFDGGTIFSPDTGLLYEVSMPDFTPVILTIDPNTLQVVTKAPAMPLIPAGTTLFPPFFMPIPFAVDNTGMVLGLEDYGIAFDDATFSTNFVASEPGTPTFLQHMSPQAGPLSGGTTSGGFGNPFPFAPDVWYGTNRGTGRVDSSHTLTITSPPGSAPGPVHVKMLFPNGIEVFNPLFFSYGPFAEFSVQAGASPNGGSTGQIAGFGLPSSNSAGSITVAASPATITASSPRISSVTFGGYPFPAGTVSFAAPPGVPGFADVKVTTPTGTSTLPRAIFYAQSVTDFASVDTFNAILYDGKRQQLYLSAGDHIDVFSLSSSRFLAPLTPPALGAAKNFAGMALSPDGSLLLAADLQDGSLVVVDPDNPASSSAIAVAPVDTGDPRCTIGPLYVAASINNRAFVVTGGLPAIGCGPRGQLFQVDLSAKTSTAFNNVNCPAADALNGNFVASSQNGTRVAFNNCIYDAVLQSFNGTRFTPLNLKAISGDGNVAASLGLNTSNWFFADSAANVLGNVAHPDVFYGGLSFDASSTFFPLQEPKLNDAGSLYYVSYPNLFDIIDVPHGTLRMRFSLAQTVANVGVPMAIDSGGRHVYLLTNRGLTIVDLGAAPLSIGSLSAASATPGTQITVRGSGFNSLTSATVAGQTAIVSLVDENTINLIVPAAASGPADVVVRNSDGTSYQLESSLIIQ is encoded by the coding sequence GTGGCAATCATATGTCTTTGTAGTTTCATCATTTCCTGCGGAGGAGGTTCGTCGCAACCCGGATCTGTAGGCGGCGGCAACGGCCCGGGGATACTCTCGATCTCGGTTACGCCCAACCCGCTGCTCATCGTTCCCAATAGCACGATTACCGTCACGGTGAAAGCGTCGGGCGGTTCGGGCACACCGAGCGTAACTCTGGGTACGCTGCCCGCCGGTCTCACCACCAGCACTACGTTTCCCCTTTCAGTTCCCGCCGGCGGGGCGCCAATTACTCTGGTCGCGGCCGCCAACCTCGCGGTTGGCAACTTCGTGATTGCGTTGAATGGGCAGGCTGGATCAGCTACAACCACCGCGAACATTTCTGTCACCGTGCAGAGCACGCCGACGAATTTCTCCTTTGCAATTCCAATTTTCAGAGAGGTTGGAGCGGGAATCGGCGGTGGTTCAGGCCAGATCCAGTTCTTCACCAACGCGAGCGGCCAAGCAGTAGACTATGACATAGCCTTGTCTCTGAGTGGACTCCCCCCTGGCACTACGGCCACGCTTACGCCTAATCCCATAATTCCTGGACAGTCCACCACCATCGCAATCACAGCAAGCAGCAGTGCGCCGATTTCACAAAACGTTACGATAACGCTCACGGGAACTCCGCAGGCCCCCGTGGCGCCGCAGAGTATCACGTTCCTCTTAGACGTCACGCAGCCGGCTGGTTCACTTCCGAACAACCGTACCGACTATGTTTCTACGGAGGGCAGTCCCTTTTCCGCGGTTTATGACAGTCTTCATAAGCTGGTCTTTGCCAGCAACCCTTCGTGGAATCGAGTGGACGTGATTTCTTCCACCACACACGCCATCACGGCCAGCATCTCCGTGAAAGACCCGCGCGGCTTGGACATTAGCACGGACAACTCCCGGGTCTGGGTTGGGATGGGCGGGACACAAATCTACGAAATCAACACCAATAGTTTTGCGGTCACTCGCCACGCCCTGCCCGCTCTGAACCTGCCCAGCTCCGGCCTTACCCCTTGGGAAGATTTTCAAATCTTCACGCTCTCTGATGGAACTGTTATGGTGGTGGCGGCTCTCGGCGGATTCGGGTCTCTTCAACCATTCATTTGGGATCCAACTCTGAACACAATGACGCCGCTCACTGCCCCAGTCCCAGGGGGCTTTGGACTGATGCAAAAAACCGGGAATGGCAAGAAGGTGTATTGCTTCCCGGCGGATTCAGGCGGACTTGCTTTCTTTTACGACGTGATCACCAAATCCTTCAGTATTCCCGTCAACATTGGCGGACAGCCCCTCACCGGTTCAGTGAATTTTGACGGTTCGCGCGTGGTGGCAGGCTATGCAATGTTTGACGGCGATTTCAACCCTCTCGGCGTAATTCCTGGGATCGGCCAGTCTTCCATTTTAGGCGGCGCATCATTTGATGGGGGCACGATATTTAGTCCGGACACCGGCCTGCTGTATGAGGTGTCCATGCCCGACTTTACCCCCGTGATCTTGACCATCGATCCGAATACCCTGCAGGTTGTTACGAAGGCGCCAGCCATGCCCCTGATTCCGGCAGGCACCACATTGTTTCCACCCTTTTTTATGCCTATTCCCTTCGCCGTGGACAATACCGGAATGGTCTTGGGGCTGGAGGACTACGGCATAGCTTTCGATGACGCCACGTTTTCTACTAATTTCGTCGCCAGCGAGCCTGGGACGCCTACGTTTCTCCAACATATGTCGCCTCAAGCTGGGCCGCTTTCGGGAGGAACAACGTCGGGAGGCTTCGGGAACCCTTTTCCGTTTGCACCCGATGTCTGGTATGGAACGAACCGAGGTACAGGCCGAGTGGACTCCAGCCATACCCTCACGATTACATCGCCTCCAGGCAGCGCTCCGGGGCCGGTCCATGTGAAGATGCTTTTCCCCAATGGCATTGAAGTTTTCAACCCGCTCTTTTTCTCCTACGGCCCGTTTGCCGAGTTTAGCGTTCAAGCGGGAGCGTCTCCGAACGGCGGATCCACAGGCCAGATCGCGGGTTTTGGATTGCCATCCAGCAACAGCGCAGGATCAATAACCGTCGCAGCGTCGCCGGCAACGATCACGGCATCGTCTCCCCGCATTAGTTCCGTTACCTTTGGTGGATACCCATTCCCCGCCGGCACGGTCAGCTTTGCCGCGCCCCCCGGCGTCCCGGGATTTGCTGATGTCAAAGTTACTACGCCGACCGGCACATCAACGCTGCCGAGAGCCATCTTTTATGCTCAGAGCGTAACTGACTTTGCGTCGGTCGATACCTTCAATGCAATTCTTTATGACGGCAAGCGCCAGCAACTCTATCTCTCAGCCGGGGACCACATTGACGTATTTTCTCTCAGTTCCAGCCGGTTCCTGGCGCCCCTCACGCCGCCCGCTCTGGGCGCCGCGAAGAACTTTGCGGGGATGGCGTTGAGCCCGGATGGCAGCCTCTTGCTGGCCGCTGATCTGCAGGATGGATCGCTGGTGGTGGTGGACCCCGACAACCCCGCTAGCAGCAGCGCGATCGCGGTCGCACCCGTAGACACCGGCGACCCGCGCTGCACGATCGGCCCGCTGTACGTGGCCGCCAGCATCAACAATCGCGCTTTCGTCGTGACCGGAGGGTTACCGGCCATTGGGTGCGGTCCTAGAGGACAGCTTTTTCAAGTCGATCTCTCGGCCAAGACTTCCACGGCGTTCAACAACGTGAACTGCCCGGCAGCGGATGCATTGAACGGCAATTTTGTGGCTTCCAGCCAGAACGGCACCAGGGTGGCGTTCAATAACTGCATCTATGACGCGGTGCTGCAAAGCTTTAATGGGACCCGGTTCACACCCCTCAATCTAAAAGCCATTTCCGGAGACGGGAACGTGGCCGCATCACTCGGGTTGAACACGTCGAATTGGTTCTTCGCCGATTCTGCCGCCAATGTGCTCGGGAATGTGGCCCACCCCGATGTTTTTTACGGCGGGCTGTCCTTCGATGCCTCGTCCACGTTCTTTCCCCTGCAGGAGCCCAAGCTGAATGATGCGGGCAGCCTTTATTATGTGTCCTATCCGAACCTATTCGACATCATCGATGTGCCCCACGGCACGTTGCGTATGCGCTTCTCCCTGGCCCAGACCGTCGCAAACGTTGGCGTTCCCATGGCAATAGATTCTGGAGGGCGCCATGTTTACTTGCTCACCAATCGCGGACTCACCATCGTGGACCTTGGCGCCGCGCCGCTCTCCATCGGCTCGTTGAGCGCAGCCAGCGCGACGCCTGGCACGCAGATCACCGTCCGCGGAAGCGGATTCAATTCTCTAACATCGGCAACGGTGGCCGGCCAGACGGCGATTGTCTCCTTGGTTGATGAAAACACAATCAACCTTATTGTTCCCGCTGCCGCTTCAGGCCCTGCGGATGTTGTGGTGCGGAACAGTGACGGTACATCCTATCAGCTGGAAAGCAGCTTGATAATCCAGTAA
- a CDS encoding alpha-hydroxy-acid oxidizing protein, translating to MKPEDILSLSEFETIAPEHMSPMALSYVSGGAADELTMRANSEDWKRLRLNPRVLVDVSQINTETELLGHKMETPILLAPAAFHRLFHPEAELATVAGANLAHAATVLSSYSTEAVESVTAMSKYPVWFQLYTQMDRELTREMVQRAQAAGCQALCVTVDTPVLGARHREARSHFNLPVDFKLPNLNLGAVSHRPPQGAIYSALLNPKLTWKDIEWLRSIAKVPVLLKGVMNPDDALQAANSGVDGLIISNHGARNLDTLPSTAEALPRIAEKIQGKIPLLVDGGIRRGTDVVKAIALGASAVLVGRPYLYALAVAGAAGVARVMEILKTELEMAMALTGRTTIKQIDKSVLWE from the coding sequence ATGAAACCCGAAGACATTCTCTCCCTCAGCGAATTTGAAACCATCGCGCCGGAACACATGTCGCCCATGGCGCTGTCCTATGTTTCCGGCGGCGCGGCGGACGAGCTCACCATGCGCGCCAACAGCGAAGACTGGAAGCGCCTGCGGCTGAATCCCCGCGTGCTGGTGGACGTATCGCAGATCAACACGGAGACGGAATTGTTGGGCCACAAGATGGAAACGCCCATTCTGCTGGCGCCCGCGGCGTTTCATCGTCTGTTCCATCCGGAAGCCGAATTGGCCACGGTGGCCGGCGCCAACCTTGCCCACGCGGCTACGGTCCTGAGTTCGTATTCCACGGAAGCGGTGGAAAGCGTGACGGCCATGTCCAAGTATCCGGTGTGGTTCCAGTTGTACACGCAGATGGACCGGGAACTCACGCGGGAGATGGTGCAGCGCGCGCAGGCCGCGGGATGCCAGGCGCTGTGCGTCACCGTGGACACGCCGGTGCTGGGCGCGCGGCATCGCGAAGCCCGCTCGCATTTCAACCTGCCGGTCGACTTCAAGCTGCCCAACCTGAACCTGGGCGCGGTGAGCCATCGCCCGCCGCAGGGCGCGATTTACAGCGCGCTGCTCAATCCCAAGCTGACGTGGAAAGACATTGAGTGGCTGCGCTCGATCGCCAAAGTCCCCGTGCTGCTCAAAGGCGTGATGAACCCTGACGACGCGCTGCAGGCGGCGAACTCCGGCGTGGACGGATTGATCATCTCCAACCACGGCGCGCGCAATCTGGATACGCTCCCCAGCACCGCCGAAGCCCTGCCGCGGATTGCCGAGAAGATCCAGGGCAAGATTCCGTTGCTGGTGGACGGCGGCATTCGTCGCGGTACCGACGTGGTGAAGGCCATCGCCCTGGGTGCGAGCGCGGTGCTGGTCGGCCGTCCTTATTTATATGCGCTGGCCGTGGCCGGGGCAGCAGGCGTGGCCCGGGTGATGGAAATCCTTAAGACGGAACTGGAAATGGCCATGGCGTTGACCGGAAGAACGACGATCAAGCAGATTGATAAGTCAGTGTTGTGGGAGTGA
- a CDS encoding deoxyguanosinetriphosphate triphosphohydrolase, which yields MLAPYALRAEDSRGRRYPEPVHAYRNVFQRDRDRVVHSRAFRRLENKTQVFTRRHSDHFRNRLTHTIEVAQISRTIAAELGLNEDLVEALALVHDVGHPPFGHAGERTLDTLMREHGDVFDHNLHALRTVEQFEQRYADFPGLNLTFEVREGIIKHSRDYDPRGFPQLAEYLLEQRPPLEAQLIDLTDEIAYSTADLDDGMEAMILTRDQVRENVPLFARLYEEVERLYPDAAGKLKFNEALKRMLDRLVSDLIGNTRKLIGEAGVQSVDDVRKFPRRLFAFSPEVDAERRQLRQFLYQALYFSPDLKPEKEQAEQVIGELFAFFLQSPQDLPPTYQEKTQQEPVYRVVCDYIAGMTDTYVREQHRRFCGAMGRIGS from the coding sequence ATGCTTGCTCCCTACGCGTTGCGGGCGGAAGACAGCCGGGGACGGCGCTATCCTGAGCCGGTCCACGCCTACCGCAATGTCTTCCAGCGCGACCGCGACCGCGTGGTGCACTCGCGGGCCTTTCGCCGGCTGGAGAACAAGACACAGGTGTTCACCCGCCGCCATTCTGATCATTTCCGCAACCGCCTGACGCATACCATTGAAGTGGCGCAGATTTCGCGGACCATCGCCGCCGAACTGGGCCTGAATGAAGATCTGGTGGAAGCGCTGGCGCTGGTGCACGACGTCGGCCATCCGCCGTTTGGCCACGCCGGTGAGCGCACGCTGGACACGCTGATGCGCGAGCACGGCGACGTTTTTGACCACAATCTGCACGCCCTGCGCACGGTGGAACAGTTTGAGCAGCGCTACGCGGATTTCCCCGGGCTGAACCTGACGTTTGAAGTGCGCGAAGGCATCATCAAGCACTCGCGCGACTATGACCCGCGCGGATTTCCCCAGCTGGCCGAATACCTTTTGGAGCAGCGGCCGCCGCTGGAAGCCCAGCTCATTGACCTGACCGATGAAATCGCCTACTCCACCGCCGACCTGGACGACGGCATGGAAGCCATGATTCTGACGCGCGACCAGGTGCGGGAAAACGTCCCGCTGTTCGCCCGCCTGTACGAGGAAGTGGAGCGGCTCTATCCCGACGCCGCCGGCAAACTGAAATTCAATGAGGCGCTTAAGCGCATGCTTGACCGCCTGGTCAGCGATTTGATTGGCAACACCAGAAAGCTCATCGGCGAGGCGGGCGTGCAATCGGTGGACGACGTGCGCAAGTTCCCCCGCCGGCTTTTTGCCTTCAGTCCGGAAGTGGACGCCGAACGCCGCCAGCTCCGCCAATTTCTTTATCAGGCGCTGTACTTCAGCCCGGACCTGAAGCCGGAAAAGGAACAGGCGGAGCAGGTGATTGGCGAGCTGTTCGCATTTTTTCTGCAATCGCCGCAGGACCTGCCGCCCACCTACCAGGAAAAGACCCAGCAGGAGCCGGTGTATCGCGTGGTATGCGACTACATTGCGGGCATGACCGACACTTACGTCCGCGAACAACACCGGCGGTTTTGCGGAGCGATGGGGCGCATCGGCAGCTAA
- a CDS encoding tetratricopeptide repeat protein, translated as MAVLQASAQGPSSADSAFKAQDWAKAAAEYQKLIAANPQDGHAWYQLAMSLYSQDKFADAAPAFQRAAELKYLPVISTYNTAAALARAGSTDAALTWLEKLPAMGYAGPAQLQQDPDFAALKNAARFQAVVAAVQKNAAPCDTSEVNKQFDYWVGEWDVQTPQGQHAGNSSIQKILSGCVVLENWSGGGLDGKSLNIYNPVMKKWQQYWVDTSGRATLYVGEVVDGEMRYLAEAGAQNGKVDRKMTFTKLSPDKVRQLGEMSTDGGKTWAVAYDLIYVRKK; from the coding sequence ATGGCCGTCTTACAAGCTTCGGCCCAGGGCCCTTCATCAGCGGACTCCGCTTTCAAGGCCCAGGACTGGGCAAAGGCCGCCGCGGAATACCAGAAGCTCATCGCGGCCAACCCGCAGGATGGCCACGCATGGTATCAACTTGCCATGTCGCTCTATTCGCAAGACAAGTTTGCCGACGCCGCCCCAGCCTTCCAGCGCGCAGCGGAACTCAAGTACTTGCCGGTAATCAGCACTTACAACACGGCAGCGGCTCTGGCGCGCGCGGGAAGCACAGATGCCGCGCTCACCTGGCTGGAGAAGCTTCCCGCGATGGGCTATGCGGGACCGGCGCAGCTGCAGCAGGACCCTGACTTCGCTGCGCTGAAAAACGCAGCGCGATTCCAGGCCGTGGTGGCGGCTGTCCAAAAGAATGCCGCGCCTTGTGACACCTCTGAAGTCAACAAGCAATTTGATTACTGGGTAGGCGAGTGGGACGTGCAAACGCCGCAAGGGCAGCATGCCGGCAACAGCAGCATCCAGAAAATCCTAAGCGGCTGCGTGGTCCTGGAAAACTGGAGCGGCGGCGGCCTGGACGGCAAAAGTCTCAACATCTACAACCCGGTGATGAAGAAGTGGCAGCAGTACTGGGTGGACACTTCCGGCCGGGCCACGCTGTACGTCGGCGAAGTGGTGGACGGCGAGATGCGCTATCTGGCCGAAGCCGGCGCACAAAACGGCAAAGTTGACCGCAAGATGACCTTCACCAAGCTCAGTCCGGACAAAGTCCGGCAACTGGGTGAGATGTCCACGGACGGCGGCAAGACCTGGGCGGTGGCTTACGATCTCATCTATGTAAGGAAGAAGTGA
- a CDS encoding OmpA family protein yields MKKYYILSLTLVAALAIPALAQQSTSNTPQDQPQAQQTQTPDQSATGKEPLKYERHEGFWGHMNPFARKKYVNRQLDPVRGRVNELDELTAKNAKMIADVDARSTEGIRNALSKANEADSHALDAGNRANQAQQTAQTAHTRINGVEQTVSKLDQYTPVTQAEIRFRPGQTTLSPNAKEALDQMATTLKGQKGYIVEVQGFSPGAGTHAIESSREMAQMVVRYLVLNHNIPLYRIYTVGMGNAPLQGEDGKMKRARGGRVEISLMKNSLSDMTASSDAAPAPAATAPATK; encoded by the coding sequence ATGAAGAAGTATTACATTTTGTCGCTCACACTGGTTGCAGCGTTGGCAATTCCGGCGCTGGCGCAGCAGAGCACGTCCAACACTCCGCAAGATCAGCCACAGGCGCAGCAGACACAGACTCCTGATCAGTCGGCAACCGGCAAAGAGCCGTTGAAGTATGAGCGCCATGAAGGTTTCTGGGGCCACATGAACCCCTTTGCCCGCAAAAAGTATGTCAACCGCCAGTTGGATCCGGTCCGCGGCCGCGTGAATGAGCTGGACGAACTCACCGCCAAGAACGCCAAGATGATCGCTGACGTTGATGCCCGCTCCACCGAAGGCATCCGCAACGCGTTGAGCAAAGCCAATGAAGCTGACAGCCACGCGCTGGACGCCGGCAATCGCGCTAACCAGGCGCAGCAGACCGCCCAGACCGCACACACCCGCATCAACGGCGTGGAGCAGACGGTCAGCAAACTGGACCAATACACGCCCGTCACCCAGGCTGAAATCCGTTTCCGTCCGGGACAGACCACGCTGAGCCCCAACGCCAAAGAAGCGCTGGACCAGATGGCGACGACCTTGAAAGGCCAGAAGGGATACATCGTTGAAGTGCAGGGCTTCTCGCCCGGCGCCGGAACCCACGCGATTGAAAGCTCACGCGAGATGGCGCAGATGGTGGTCCGTTACTTGGTCCTGAACCACAACATTCCGCTCTACCGCATCTACACCGTGGGTATGGGCAACGCTCCTCTGCAGGGCGAAGACGGCAAGATGAAGCGCGCCCGCGGCGGCCGCGTGGAAATCAGCCTGATGAAGAACAGCTTGAGCGACATGACCGCCAGCAGCGACGCTGCTCCGGCCCCAGCCGCGACTGCACCAGCTACCAAGTAA